The following proteins are co-located in the Meriones unguiculatus strain TT.TT164.6M chromosome 4, Bangor_MerUng_6.1, whole genome shotgun sequence genome:
- the Defb128 gene encoding beta-defensin 128 gives MKLLQVLIILLFVVLADGVLPKKCFNNVAGYCRKKCKIGEISEVGCRRARYCCVNELENRKHRAVKPLVQPKEQSKGVQDYMALPTITYFTISI, from the exons ATGAAGCTGCTTCAGGTTCTCATTATTTTGCTGTTTGTGGTACTTGCAG ATGGTGTACTGCCCAAAAAATGTTTTAACAATGTAGCAGGCTACTGCAGGAAGAAATGCAAAATAGGGGAGATATCTGAGGTGGGATGCCGGCGTGCGAGATACTGTTGCGTTAACGAGCtggaaaacagaaagcacagagcCGTCAAGCCGCTAGTCCAGCCCAAAGAGCAGTCCAAAGGAGTCCAAGACTACATGGCCCTGCCCACAATCACGTACTTCACCATCAGTATCTGA